Part of the Bradyrhizobium sp. AZCC 1721 genome, AGTTCGAGCTGGCACATTTCGAGAATCGCCGAGCGAACTGCGGCCTCGAGGGACGGCCGCGCGGCGAGGCCGAAGGCGAAACCGGAACCGTCCGCCCGGCAGGAGACCGCCGCGACGCAGGGCACGCCGATATCCGTCGTAATATCGAGCAGCCATGTCCGGCGCAGCATCGGTGCGCCATCCCGAAGCTGCCGCAACAAGCCCTCCGCTGCGATGCCCGCTTCATGCTGCGGCGGAATCGATCGCGGCAACTGACCGCCTCGCCACCACAGGCTGGCAGCATCGCGCTCGATCAATTCCAAGAGGCCATGCAGCGCTGCGGCGTCTCGTGACGGACCGGCGGCCGATCCGATGCTCAGCGGGAACGGCGGCGCAAACTCGCGTTGCGCTGGCGGCCGCCGCAGGCAGATGTCCGCCGGAAGCAACACCTCGCCGCCGTCGGTCAGTCGTGTTGCGCGACACCAGGAAAGCGCTCGCTCCGGTTGCATGCGGCGTTCCGAAACGGCAGCGACCAACTCCAGCGCCTTCGGCCCGAGCTTTCCGGCCCAATCGTCGACGCCGGGTTTGAGCAACAGGTCGGTTCCGGTCTGCAATTGAGAGAGGTACTCGATGCCCTCGCCGATGCAGCCCTGAAACGCTTCCCGCAACGTCAGACCGACGCCGGAAACGCCGACCATCGGGCTTTCCTCATGCAAGGGATCGGCAAGCGCTGGATCGAATTGTGCGCCAAAGCTGATCAGGCCTGGCGCATCGGGCGAGGCCAGTTCGAACACGCGCGCAAATCGGGAAGCAGCGATCAGCAAATGCGCGCGATTCGCGAGCTGCGAATCAATCCCGTTGCTGGATTCTTCGGCATATTCCAGCGCCTGAAGGATGAGTCTGGCATCGTGATCGCCGGCTGCGTCCACATCGTTGCCAAGAAGCAACGATGCAGCGCGCGCGAACAATTTCTGCATCGAATTTTCGGTACCGCTCACGGTGACCTCACGACTTGACGTGCAGACTCCGGACGTGAGGCCAGTCCGCCCTCGCCCTGGAGGAACTTATGCTCGCGAAAGCCTTCGTCATAGCCATGGCAGCAGATATTGCTCGATCGGATTACGCCAAGCCGACCTTGATTCGCAGCCGCAGCCGCGAGTGGCTGATCGCCTGCCGTTGGGGACCGGAGGGTGAATATCTTTCGATTGCGACAGCCGGCCCGATCACGGAGCCTCTCGCATTGGTTGCACCGCAGGCGATCGCGCCAATCCACAGCCTGGTCGGCTTGCTGGTTTCCGAATCGGAGACGCAATCCACCAGCACATTCCTGCTGGTGCGCCAGTTGCCTGCTGCGATCGAGCTTGCCGGCACGTTTTTTCCGGCCGACGGATACGTGCTGCTGCAGGATCACGGCGATGTCCATCTCGTCTGCAAGACGCGCTATTCGCATAGCTGCGGCTGGCTCGACGGCAAGGAGATCCGCAAGGACATTCCCGATCCGGCACCCTATTCGGCTGAGGCGATGTCCTGGCATATCGAAGCAACGCGCCGCGACTGGATCGGCGAGTTCATTCCCGGCAGCAGGCCGCCGGAGCGGTTTGCGATTCGCGCGACCGGCTGAAGCCGCGAGCGGACTAGAGCCTTTCGGTTCTGATTTAATCAGAACCGGGCTCTCGATTCTTGTTTTGACGCGTTTTCTTAACGTGAACCGGTATCCACCCCGGATCAAAATCCGGG contains:
- a CDS encoding YcaO-like family protein, translated to MVGVSGVGLTLREAFQGCIGEGIEYLSQLQTGTDLLLKPGVDDWAGKLGPKALELVAAVSERRMQPERALSWCRATRLTDGGEVLLPADICLRRPPAQREFAPPFPLSIGSAAGPSRDAAALHGLLELIERDAASLWWRGGQLPRSIPPQHEAGIAAEGLLRQLRDGAPMLRRTWLLDITTDIGVPCVAAVSCRADGSGFAFGLAARPSLEAAVRSAILEMCQLELADIVVATKRRERGDDALNAQDRIHLQRAAINADECRLLQPVAECAAHLSLAATEASVIFGLIVQRLEKLGIETFYLELTRQRFAIPVVRVIAPGLQLEPSEIVTARLQDAMAGSGGGATYTGGVPLI